From a region of the Agrobacterium larrymoorei genome:
- a CDS encoding amino acid ABC transporter permease has protein sequence MGRDEFVFLLIGLKWTVVLSAVGFVCGCLAGLCIALLRTCGNRAVERITAGYIAVFQGTPLLMQLFVVYYGLALIGLRLDAWVAVAIGLTLHASAYLGEIWRGSIEAVPRGQTEAAMALSIKYASRMKDIVLPQALRISLPATIGFLVQLIKGTSLAAIVGFTELTRAGNIISNQTFQPLLVFGIVGALYFVMCCPLTIIGARIERRFAMSAR, from the coding sequence ATGGGTCGCGATGAATTCGTTTTTCTACTGATCGGTCTGAAATGGACAGTCGTTCTCTCTGCAGTCGGCTTTGTCTGCGGCTGCCTTGCCGGGCTTTGCATTGCGCTTTTGCGCACCTGCGGAAACCGCGCGGTAGAGCGCATCACGGCGGGCTATATCGCCGTCTTTCAGGGCACGCCGCTCCTCATGCAGCTCTTCGTGGTCTATTACGGCCTAGCCCTGATTGGCCTCAGGCTCGATGCATGGGTCGCCGTTGCCATCGGCCTCACGCTGCATGCCAGCGCCTATCTCGGCGAAATCTGGCGCGGTTCAATCGAGGCTGTGCCGCGTGGGCAGACGGAAGCCGCCATGGCGCTCAGCATCAAATACGCCTCGCGCATGAAGGATATCGTGCTGCCTCAGGCATTGCGTATCTCGCTTCCCGCCACCATTGGCTTTCTCGTACAGCTTATCAAGGGCACGTCCCTCGCGGCCATCGTCGGCTTTACCGAGCTGACCCGCGCCGGAAACATCATCTCGAACCAGACCTTCCAGCCGCTTCTCGTCTTCGGCATCGTCGGCGCGCTTTATTTCGTCATGTGCTGCCCGCTCACCATCATCGGCGCGCGCATCGAGCGACGCTTCGCGATGTCGGCCCGGTAG
- a CDS encoding DUF378 domain-containing protein, with protein MRVLNLITLFLIIVGGINWLLVGIADFDLVAALFGGQQATLAKIVYILVGLSALYQLMPFARAMSVGETAAEASRR; from the coding sequence ATGCGCGTGTTAAACCTCATCACCCTCTTTCTCATCATCGTCGGCGGCATCAATTGGCTGCTTGTCGGCATCGCTGATTTCGATCTTGTCGCGGCGCTTTTCGGCGGCCAGCAGGCGACGCTCGCCAAGATCGTTTATATCCTCGTCGGCCTCTCCGCGCTTTATCAGTTGATGCCATTTGCCCGCGCAATGTCTGTGGGTGAGACGGCTGCGGAAGCGTCGCGCCGTTGA
- a CDS encoding aldehyde dehydrogenase translates to MQSIELFIGGDQRAASGGKRFERKNPISGETATSAAAASVDDARAAADAAAAAFAEWSKTTPGQRRQLLLAAAEALHEAAPAIVTAMKEEIGSTDAWAGFNVHLARDMLIEAASLTTQIKGEIIPSNRPGTTAMALRKPAGVVLSMAPWNAPVILGVRSLATPLACGNTVVMKTSELCPRTHALVVEAIASAGFPKGVLNAISNAPEDAAAVVEALIAHPAVKRVNFTGSTRVGKVIAETSGRYLKPALLELGGKAPFIVLDDADIEAAVAAAAFGAFMNQGQICMSTERIIVVDAIADQFVEAFARKVDTLKAGNPSEGKAPLGSLVSAEAASRIKTLVEDAVANGAKLVAGGGGSQTLLDATAVDHVTPQMRLYTEESFGPVVSIIRTRDTDDAIRIANETEFGLSAAVFGKDQARAMAVAERIESGICHINGPTVHDEAQMPFGGVKASGYGRFGGTAGIAEFTELRWVTVQNGPLHYPI, encoded by the coding sequence ATGCAATCGATAGAGCTTTTTATCGGCGGAGATCAGCGCGCCGCATCGGGCGGCAAGCGCTTTGAGCGCAAGAACCCGATCAGCGGCGAAACCGCAACGAGCGCCGCCGCCGCTTCGGTAGATGACGCACGCGCTGCGGCAGATGCGGCAGCAGCGGCCTTTGCGGAATGGTCGAAAACCACGCCGGGTCAGCGCCGCCAGTTGCTTCTGGCTGCGGCGGAAGCTCTGCATGAGGCTGCGCCCGCAATCGTTACCGCAATGAAGGAAGAAATCGGTTCTACCGATGCATGGGCTGGCTTCAACGTGCATCTGGCGCGCGATATGCTGATCGAGGCGGCAAGTCTGACGACACAGATCAAAGGCGAGATCATACCCTCCAACCGCCCCGGTACAACAGCTATGGCGCTGCGCAAGCCGGCAGGCGTCGTCCTGTCCATGGCGCCGTGGAATGCGCCCGTCATTCTCGGCGTCCGGTCGCTTGCCACCCCGCTTGCCTGCGGCAATACGGTGGTGATGAAGACGTCCGAGCTTTGCCCGCGCACCCATGCTCTGGTGGTAGAGGCCATTGCCTCGGCAGGTTTTCCAAAGGGCGTGCTGAACGCCATTTCCAACGCGCCGGAAGATGCGGCAGCGGTGGTGGAAGCCCTGATTGCCCACCCCGCCGTCAAGCGAGTCAACTTCACCGGCTCCACCCGCGTCGGCAAGGTGATTGCGGAAACATCAGGACGTTATCTCAAACCCGCCCTTCTGGAACTTGGCGGCAAGGCGCCCTTCATCGTACTGGATGATGCGGATATCGAAGCCGCCGTGGCCGCTGCTGCCTTCGGCGCCTTCATGAATCAGGGTCAGATCTGCATGTCCACGGAACGGATCATCGTCGTGGACGCCATCGCAGACCAGTTCGTGGAAGCTTTTGCGCGCAAAGTCGATACATTGAAGGCGGGCAATCCCAGCGAAGGCAAAGCGCCTCTCGGCTCGCTCGTCAGCGCAGAAGCCGCGTCGCGCATCAAGACGCTGGTAGAAGACGCGGTTGCCAATGGCGCGAAACTGGTGGCAGGCGGCGGCGGTTCGCAAACCCTGCTGGATGCCACCGCCGTCGATCACGTCACGCCGCAAATGCGGCTTTACACCGAGGAAAGTTTCGGCCCGGTCGTCTCGATCATCCGCACCCGCGATACGGATGACGCGATCAGGATCGCCAACGAAACCGAATTCGGCCTCTCCGCTGCGGTGTTCGGCAAAGATCAGGCGCGCGCGATGGCCGTGGCGGAACGGATTGAAAGTGGCATCTGCCACATCAACGGCCCAACCGTGCATGATGAGGCCCAGATGCCCTTCGGCGGTGTGAAGGCATCCGGCTATGGCAGATTCGGCGGCACCGCCGGTATCGCAGAATTTACCGAACTTCGCTGGGTCACGGTACAAAATGGACCGCTACATTATCCGATCTGA
- a CDS encoding shikimate dehydrogenase family protein — protein sequence MISGTTKLIAHIGYPTETFKAPLIYNPYFEKIGVDAVVVPMGCKPEDFPEFLKLTFRLSNIHGALITMPHKVTTMGLLDELSTSAKIAGSCNAVRLSEDGRLIGDMFDGEGFVRGVIRKGREVKGAKVLVVGSGGVGSAIAASFAKSGVQELAIYDANTVSMEGLMGRLRLHYPNTVISAGSPNPSGFDIVVNATPLGMKPGDPLPIDVSKLAPETFAGEVVMKQEITPFLEAARAKGCQYQIGTDMLFEQIPAYLEFFGFPTTSVEEIRAVARLK from the coding sequence ATGATTTCAGGCACCACCAAACTCATCGCGCATATCGGTTACCCCACCGAAACCTTCAAAGCACCGCTGATCTACAATCCCTATTTCGAAAAGATCGGTGTCGATGCCGTCGTGGTGCCGATGGGCTGCAAGCCGGAAGATTTTCCAGAATTCCTGAAGCTCACCTTCCGCCTTTCGAATATTCACGGCGCGCTCATCACCATGCCTCACAAGGTCACGACAATGGGCCTGCTGGATGAGCTTTCCACCAGCGCCAAAATTGCAGGCTCCTGCAATGCCGTGCGCCTTTCAGAAGACGGACGCCTGATCGGCGATATGTTCGATGGGGAAGGTTTCGTGCGCGGCGTCATCCGCAAGGGGCGCGAGGTTAAAGGCGCCAAGGTTCTCGTCGTCGGTTCCGGCGGCGTCGGCTCGGCCATCGCCGCCTCGTTCGCCAAGTCAGGCGTTCAGGAACTTGCGATTTACGATGCGAATACCGTCAGCATGGAAGGCCTTATGGGCCGGCTGCGGCTGCACTATCCAAACACCGTCATCTCGGCGGGCTCACCAAATCCATCGGGCTTCGACATCGTGGTCAATGCCACGCCACTCGGCATGAAACCGGGCGATCCGCTGCCCATCGATGTATCGAAACTAGCCCCAGAAACCTTCGCAGGCGAAGTGGTGATGAAACAGGAAATCACGCCATTTCTGGAAGCCGCCCGCGCAAAAGGCTGCCAGTACCAGATCGGCACCGATATGCTGTTCGAGCAAATCCCCGCCTATCTGGAATTCTTCGGCTTTCCCACGACAAGCGTCGAAGAAATCCGCGCCGTCGCGCGGCTGAAGTAG
- a CDS encoding SDR family NAD(P)-dependent oxidoreductase, which yields MTSLPDGFRALVIGASGGIGSAIVKALQEDTRCSEVTGLSRSGTGLDVTNEESVAAAAAGVDGEYHLLFCATGALTIDGVGPEKALRQLLPDAMMRQFALNALGPALLLKHFAPKLARKERSLTAFLSARVGSIGDNHLGGWISYRSSKAALNQITRTAAIELARTHPQSVVAALHPGTVATGLTEDYSAGRERLQPETSARMMLDVLDGLQPGQTGEFFAYDGERVEW from the coding sequence ATGACATCCCTGCCCGATGGCTTTCGCGCCCTGGTGATCGGTGCCAGCGGAGGGATTGGCTCGGCAATCGTGAAGGCGCTCCAAGAGGACACGCGATGCAGCGAAGTGACCGGCCTTTCCCGCTCCGGCACCGGCCTCGATGTGACCAATGAAGAAAGCGTGGCGGCTGCCGCCGCTGGGGTGGATGGCGAGTATCATCTGCTGTTCTGCGCCACCGGCGCCTTGACCATCGATGGCGTGGGACCGGAGAAGGCGCTGAGGCAGCTTTTGCCGGATGCGATGATGCGGCAGTTTGCATTGAATGCTCTCGGCCCCGCACTTTTACTCAAGCATTTCGCGCCCAAACTTGCGCGGAAAGAACGCAGCCTGACCGCCTTTCTTTCCGCCCGCGTCGGCTCCATCGGCGACAACCACCTCGGCGGGTGGATTTCCTACCGCTCCTCCAAAGCCGCCCTGAACCAGATCACCCGCACTGCCGCAATCGAACTCGCGCGCACTCATCCCCAATCGGTTGTCGCCGCCCTGCATCCCGGCACTGTCGCGACGGGTTTGACTGAAGATTATTCCGCTGGCCGGGAGCGATTGCAGCCGGAGACGAGCGCGCGAATGATGCTTGATGTGCTGGACGGCCTGCAGCCGGGACAGACCGGAGAGTTCTTCGCTTATGATGGCGAGAGGGTGGAGTGGTAG
- a CDS encoding BA14K family protein, translating into MSSMGNGKSVLFLAAALSFAAATPSFALSVINPAYAGQAGADEASNTSVSAFSNGGATTGTGSIVLTADEIQHIRWCAERYTSYHASDNTYASPAGARVECRSK; encoded by the coding sequence ATGTCAAGTATGGGAAACGGAAAATCCGTACTTTTTTTGGCGGCAGCTTTGTCTTTTGCGGCAGCTACGCCGTCCTTCGCCCTCAGCGTCATCAACCCCGCCTATGCTGGCCAGGCAGGCGCTGACGAAGCGTCCAACACATCGGTTTCCGCTTTCAGCAACGGCGGGGCAACCACAGGCACCGGAAGCATTGTTCTGACGGCGGATGAAATCCAGCATATTCGCTGGTGCGCGGAGCGCTACACGTCCTACCACGCATCTGACAACACCTATGCGAGCCCTGCCGGTGCCCGCGTAGAATGCCGGTCGAAGTGA
- a CDS encoding cryptochrome/photolyase family protein: MTSHCRNLIFILGDQLSHTISSLEGADPAQDIILMCEVAEETTYVRHHRKKIVLILSAMRHFAEELREKGFTVRYVKLDDADNSGSFSKELGRAVSETKPQHIIVTEPGEYRVLEAMSGWEKAVGVPVEIRADKRFICSRDEFREWAEGRRELTMEFFYREMRRKTGILMEGEKPAGGRWNFDSENRKPAKPDLFRPSHMRFTPDATTVEVMALIDKRFTEHMGEAKGFCFAVTRKDAEHAADSFIEQFLPGFGDTQDAMLSGDPFLNHSLLSFYINLGLLDPLDICRRAERAYLEGDAPINAVEGFIRQIIGWREYVRGVYWHFMPEYGERNFFETHRPLPSFFWDGKTKMNCLSTVIGETIDNAYAHHIQRLMITGNFSLLAGLDPRGVHEWYLEVYADAFEWVELPNVIGMSQFADGGLLGSKPYAASGAYISRMSDYCENCQYDVRKKTEEGACPFNALYWDFLDRNRKKLSGNRRLAQPYATWQRMKDEQRQAYKNAARGFLNKLDDGEAV, encoded by the coding sequence ATGACCTCACATTGCCGAAACCTCATCTTCATTCTGGGCGACCAGCTTTCGCACACCATAAGCAGCCTTGAGGGCGCAGACCCTGCGCAGGACATCATTTTGATGTGCGAGGTGGCGGAGGAGACGACCTATGTGCGCCACCACCGAAAGAAGATCGTCCTCATCCTCTCCGCCATGCGCCATTTTGCCGAGGAGCTTCGCGAAAAGGGTTTTACCGTTCGCTACGTGAAACTGGACGATGCCGACAATAGCGGCAGCTTTTCCAAGGAGTTGGGACGCGCGGTGTCTGAGACAAAGCCACAGCACATCATCGTGACCGAGCCGGGGGAATACCGCGTTCTGGAGGCGATGTCCGGTTGGGAGAAGGCTGTCGGCGTTCCAGTGGAAATAAGGGCGGACAAGCGTTTCATCTGTTCCCGCGATGAATTTCGTGAGTGGGCCGAGGGCAGGCGTGAACTGACCATGGAGTTCTTCTACCGCGAGATGCGGCGAAAGACGGGGATTCTGATGGAGGGTGAAAAACCTGCCGGCGGGCGCTGGAACTTCGATAGCGAAAACCGCAAGCCTGCCAAGCCCGATCTTTTTCGTCCCTCCCACATGCGGTTCACACCTGACGCAACGACGGTTGAGGTGATGGCGCTGATCGATAAGCGTTTCACCGAGCATATGGGCGAGGCCAAGGGGTTCTGCTTTGCCGTGACACGCAAGGATGCCGAACATGCTGCCGATAGTTTCATCGAGCAGTTTCTACCGGGCTTCGGTGATACGCAGGATGCGATGCTGTCAGGCGATCCGTTTCTCAACCATTCGCTTCTGTCGTTCTATATCAATCTCGGCCTTCTGGATCCGCTCGATATCTGCCGCAGGGCGGAGCGTGCTTATCTGGAAGGCGATGCGCCGATCAATGCGGTGGAAGGCTTCATTCGCCAGATCATCGGCTGGCGGGAATATGTGCGCGGCGTTTACTGGCACTTCATGCCGGAATATGGCGAACGCAATTTCTTCGAAACCCACCGTCCGCTGCCATCCTTCTTCTGGGACGGCAAAACAAAGATGAACTGTCTTTCGACAGTGATCGGGGAAACCATCGACAACGCTTACGCCCACCACATTCAACGGCTGATGATAACGGGAAATTTCTCGCTTCTGGCAGGGCTCGATCCGCGCGGCGTGCATGAATGGTATCTGGAGGTTTATGCGGACGCGTTCGAGTGGGTGGAGCTGCCGAACGTGATCGGCATGAGCCAGTTTGCCGATGGCGGGCTGCTCGGCTCCAAGCCCTATGCGGCGAGCGGCGCCTATATCTCCCGCATGTCCGATTACTGTGAAAACTGCCAATATGACGTACGCAAGAAGACGGAGGAGGGAGCTTGCCCCTTTAATGCGCTCTACTGGGATTTTCTCGACCGAAATCGAAAGAAACTATCCGGCAACCGGCGGCTCGCTCAGCCTTATGCCACATGGCAGAGGATGAAGGACGAGCAGCGGCAGGCCTATAAGAACGCAGCGCGGGGTTTTCTGAATAAACTCGATGACGGCGAGGCTGTGTAA
- a CDS encoding amino acid ABC transporter ATP-binding protein encodes MIKMQDVAKWYGSFQALHDINMSVTQGERIVLCGPSGSGKSTLIRCINHLEAYQKGEIRVGGILLGHQAKAIDAIRREVGMVFQQFNLFPHLTVLQNCMLAPMRVLGLSKAEAQERARQLLDRVKILEQADKYPAQLSGGQQQRVAIARALCMRPKIMLFDEPTSALDPEMVKEVLDTMISLAEEGMTMICVTHEMGFARQVANRVIFMASGAIVEESHPSEFFTNPKHERTRKFLGEILRH; translated from the coding sequence ATGATCAAGATGCAGGACGTTGCCAAATGGTATGGCTCGTTCCAGGCATTGCACGATATCAATATGTCGGTAACGCAGGGCGAACGCATAGTTCTATGCGGCCCCTCCGGCAGCGGCAAATCCACGCTGATCCGCTGCATCAACCATCTGGAAGCCTACCAGAAGGGCGAAATCCGCGTCGGCGGCATCCTGCTTGGCCATCAGGCCAAGGCCATCGATGCCATCCGCCGCGAAGTCGGCATGGTGTTCCAGCAGTTCAATCTCTTCCCGCACCTCACCGTACTGCAAAACTGCATGCTCGCGCCCATGCGCGTCCTTGGTTTAAGCAAGGCGGAAGCACAGGAACGCGCCCGCCAGCTTCTGGATCGCGTAAAGATTCTGGAGCAGGCGGATAAATATCCCGCCCAGCTTTCCGGCGGCCAGCAGCAGCGTGTGGCCATTGCCAGAGCGCTCTGCATGCGTCCCAAAATCATGCTTTTCGACGAGCCGACCTCTGCGCTCGATCCGGAAATGGTCAAGGAAGTGCTCGACACCATGATCAGCCTTGCCGAAGAAGGCATGACGATGATCTGCGTCACCCATGAAATGGGCTTCGCCCGCCAAGTCGCCAATCGCGTCATCTTCATGGCCAGCGGCGCAATCGTGGAAGAGTCTCACCCATCCGAATTCTTCACCAATCCCAAGCACGAACGCACCCGAAAATTCCTCGGTGAAATTCTCAGGCACTAG